In Populus trichocarpa isolate Nisqually-1 chromosome 12, P.trichocarpa_v4.1, whole genome shotgun sequence, a genomic segment contains:
- the LOC7482162 gene encoding transcription factor bHLH118, protein MFPLHQGDELCFNISSDPHQQHNIPQDLILARYAALQGSDTTNKMENDRRRFLISMDSNHEVARDHSKNNNKKMMHRNIERQRRQEMTTLYASLRALLPLEFIKGKRSISDHMNESVNYIKYLQKKIKELSAKRDGLKKSPNLSFDSPSGSSNKYSPISPVTLQPYPGGIEVVFDSDFRGQDSPLSRVLQVLLEEGISVVNCVSTKVNERLFHTVQTEVNDPACLNLSELRQKLTLRVVS, encoded by the exons ATGTTCCCTTTACACCAAGGTGATGAGCTGTGCTTCAATATTTCCTCCGATCCCCACCAACAACACAACATCCCACAAGATCTGATTCTTGCTCGATATGCTGCACTCCAAGGAAGTGATACAACCAACAAAATGGAAAATGATCGGCGGCGATTTTTAATTTCCATGGACAGTAATCATGAGGTTGCTAGAGatcatagtaaaaataataataagaagatgatgcatagaaatattgaaagaCAAAGAAGGCAAGAAATGACAACCCTTTATGCATCCCTTCGAGCTCTACTCCCTCTTGAGTTTATCAAG GGAAAGCGTTCAATATCGGATCACATGAACGAGTCTGTGAATTATATAAAGTATCTCCAAAAGAAGATCAAAGAACTTAGTGCCAAGAGAGATGGGTTAAAGAAATCCCCCAATTTAAGCTTTGATTCCCCAAGTGGAAGTTCTAACAAGTACTCTCCAATTAGTCCAGTAACCCTCCAGCCATATCCAGGTGGTATTGAGGTTGTGTTTGATAGTGATTTTAGGGGGCAAGATTCCCCCCTATCAAGAGTGTTGCAAGTGTTGCTTGAAGAAGGAATCTCTGTTGTTAACTGTGTTTCCACCAAAGTAAATGAAAGATTATTTCATACCGTCCAAACTGAG GTCAATGATCCTGCATGCTTAAATCTATCCGAGCTGCGGCAGAAATTAACCCTACGAGTTGTTTCTTGA
- the LOC7482163 gene encoding receptor-like serine/threonine-protein kinase At4g25390, with translation MPSRPAPPFLPPQPSPLPYHQRSSSLIPPLAAASTAAFSFLLLFVICFRKLTRKRTVPTDFSKPPHRFSYTTLRRATNKFSPSLRLGQGGFGSVYHGTLPNELNVAVKVMDSGSLQGEREFQNELLFASKLDSCYIVTALGFSYDRKHRSLLIVYELMQNGNLQDALLHRKCVELVDWKKRFSIAVDIAKGIEYLHSLDPPVIHGDIKPSNILLDQCFNAKVADFGLAWLKIDNSNQNDQNQCNQGQCEVKVEESDKINGGVELKKVELESNNGGEDYGSVVEETDSVTTGFDEFNLVVDQLPVCMTSPETLEAVSASPETGGVGVLLEGNLDVGSIEGGKELVNGEKNNGGGIQSESRKDWWLKQEKGGTTAENGGVKDYVMEWLGTEINKGRPKSDWIGASSSSNSQSVGKIVKKKNRKRLDWWVSLDDDKGEKVLKKEKRRPAREWWKEEYCEELEKKNKKKKKREMGMTSDDNNGGEDWWPRDEELYAERKKKRSKSRGSRGSIGSIEWFSGELFRGNQNSHDSLSGEIPESGGISSTPSMRGTVCYAAPEYGGGGNLSEKSDVYSFGVLLLVLIAGRRPLQVTTLPMSEFQRANLMHWARNLARSGKLLDLVDKSVQSLDREQATLCITIALLCLQKSPAHRPSMTEVVGMLTGESHVPQLPSEFSPSPPTRFPFKSKSHQKVR, from the coding sequence ATGCCATCTCGCCCAGCCCCTCCTTTCCTTCCACCCCAACCTTCTCCTCTCCCCTACCACCAACGCTCTTCCAGCCTCATCCCTCCCCTAGCCGCCGCCTCCACTGCTGCCTTCtctttcctcctcctcttcgTCATCTGCTTCCGCAAACTCACTCGTAAGCGCACTGTCCCCACTGACTTCTCCAAACCCCCTCACCGTTTCTCCTACACCACTCTCCGCCGCGCCACCAACAAGTTCTCCCCTTCTCTTCGCTTAGGCCAAGGCGGGTTTGGCTCAGTTTATCATGGGACTCTTCCTAATGAGCTCAACGTTGCTGTTAAAGTTATGGACTCGGGCTCTCTCCAAGGGGAAAGAGAGTTCCAAAATGAGTTGCTTTTTGCTTCAAAGCTTGATTCTTGTTATATTGTTACAGCCCTTGGTTTTTCCTATGATAGGAAGCATCGTAGTTTGTTGATAGTGTATGAGCTTATGCAAAATGGGAACTTGCAGGATGCATTGCTTCATAGAAAATGTGTGGAGTTGGTTGATTGGAAGAAAAGATTTAGCATTGCCGTTGATATTGCTAAAGGGATCGAGTATCTTCATAGTTTGGATCCTCCTGTTATTCATGGAGATATTAAGCCTAGTAATATTTTGCTTGATCAGTGTTTTAATGCGAAAGTTGCTGATTTTGGATTAGCTTGGTTAAAAATTGATAATAGCAATCAGAATGACCAGAATCAGTGCAATCAGGGTCAGTGTGAGGTTAAGGTGGAAGAGagtgataaaataaatggtGGGGTGGAGTTGAAAAAGGTTGAATTGGAGAGCAATAACGGGGGTGAGGATTATGGATCTGTGGTGGAGGAGACTGACAGTGTGACTACTGGGTTTGATGAGTTTAATTTGGTGGTGGATCAGTTGCCGGTTTGTATGACATCGCCCGAAACTTTGGAGGCTGTGAGTGCTTCTCCAGAGACTGGTGGTGTGGGGGTTTTGCTCGAGGGGAATTTGGATGTGGGTAGTATAGAGGGTGGGAAAGAATTGGTTAATGGGGAGAAAAATAACGGGGGAGGGATACAGAGCGAGTCTCGAAAGGATTGGTGGTTGAAGCAAGAAAAAGGTGGCACTACGGCGGAGAATGGGGGAGTGAAGGATTATGTGATGGAATGGCTTGGAACTGAGATAAATAAGGGGAGACCGAAAAGTGATTGGATTGGAGCTTCATCGTCATCGAATAGTCAATCTGTTGGGAAGATAGTTAAGAAGAAGAATCGGAAGAGATTGGATTGGTGGGTTTCGTTAGATGATGATAAGGGTGAGAAGGTtttgaagaaggagaagagaaggcCAGCAAGGGAATGGTGGAAGGAGGAGTATTGCGAAgagttggagaaaaaaaataagaaaaagaagaagagagaaatgggGATGACTAGTGATGATAATAATGGTGGAGAAGATTGGTGGCCAAGAGATGAGGAATTGTATGctgagagaaagaagaagagaagtaaGAGTAGAGGCAGCAGAGGCAGCATAGGCAGTATTGAATGGTTTAGTGGTGAGCTATTTAGAGGTAACCAGAATAGCCATGATTCTTTGAGTGGAGAGATACCGGAGAGTGGTGGAATCAGTAGTACACCAAGTATGAGAGGAACCGTTTGTTATGCCGCCCCTGAGTATGGTGGTGGGGGGAATTTATCAGAGAAATCTGATGTGTATAGCTTTGGGGTGTTATTGTTAGTTCTTATTGCTGGGAGGCGTCCACTTCAGGTTACTACCTTACCAATGTCTGAGTTTCAGCGTGCTAACCTAATGCATTGGGCTCGTAATCTTGCCCGTTCTGGCAAACTTCTTGATTTGGTTGATAAGTCTGTACAGTCTTTGGATCGGGAACAAGCTACATTATGCATCACTATTGCTCTTCTTTGTTTACAAAAGTCACCTGCTCATCGTCCTTCAATGACGGAGGTTGTGGGGATGCTCACCGGAGAGTCACATGTGCCTCAATTACCATCTGAATTTTCTCCCTCACCTCCCACACGGTTCCCTTTCAAGTCCAAGTCACATCAGAAGGTTCGGTAA